From a single Flavobacterium sp. genomic region:
- a CDS encoding MBOAT family O-acyltransferase, with product MFFNSLSFAVFLPIVFLCYWFVFNKNKTTQNTVLIVASYYFYSCWDWRFLFLLVFSTLLDYFSAIMMERSNTDKKRKCWLWLTVGINLGLLGVFKYYDFFAQSLADLINGFGFQTNPILLQLILPVGISFYTFHGLSYVIDIYYRRITAERNFIDYSLFVSYFPLLVAGPIERATHLLPQVKIKRNFHFGKSKEGVYQIIWGLVKKVVIADSCATYANAVFDNYESMNSLSLLLGAIYFSFQIYGDFSGYSDIALGTSKLFGIDLLKNFNYPYFSRDIAEFWRRWHISLSSWFRDYLYIPLGGSQGGMWMKVRNTFIIFLVSGFWHGANWTYLVWGLINAIYFLPLLLHNRNRSNMGEIEMGWNFSSLKTVLNILGTFVLTTIAWIFFRAKTISEATGYIQKMLTDFHFESQYLTNERYNYELLLIVLVFVGVEWFNRSKVEPFSGKLSWIKVAIAIITLLTLGVYSDYKEFIYFQF from the coding sequence ATGTTCTTCAATTCCTTATCCTTTGCTGTTTTTCTACCCATTGTATTTTTATGCTATTGGTTTGTTTTTAATAAAAATAAAACGACTCAAAATACGGTTTTAATTGTAGCAAGTTATTATTTTTACTCTTGTTGGGATTGGCGTTTTCTTTTTTTATTGGTGTTTTCAACTTTGTTGGATTACTTTAGTGCAATAATGATGGAACGTAGCAATACTGATAAAAAACGAAAGTGTTGGTTATGGCTCACTGTTGGAATTAATTTAGGATTATTAGGTGTTTTTAAATATTACGATTTTTTTGCACAATCCTTAGCTGATTTGATTAACGGTTTCGGATTTCAAACGAATCCTATTTTATTGCAATTAATTCTTCCTGTGGGAATTTCATTTTACACCTTTCATGGCTTATCGTACGTGATTGATATTTATTATAGACGCATTACTGCAGAACGTAATTTTATTGATTATTCTTTGTTTGTGAGTTATTTCCCATTGTTAGTAGCGGGTCCTATCGAAAGGGCAACGCATTTATTACCTCAGGTAAAAATCAAACGAAATTTCCACTTTGGAAAATCTAAAGAAGGTGTTTATCAAATTATTTGGGGATTAGTAAAAAAAGTGGTGATTGCTGATAGTTGTGCAACTTATGCTAATGCAGTTTTTGATAATTATGAAAGTATGAATTCATTATCACTACTATTGGGAGCCATCTATTTTTCCTTTCAGATTTATGGAGACTTTTCGGGTTATTCAGATATTGCTTTAGGTACTTCAAAATTATTTGGAATCGATTTGTTAAAAAATTTTAATTACCCCTATTTTTCAAGAGATATTGCAGAATTTTGGCGTCGTTGGCATATTTCTTTATCATCTTGGTTTCGCGATTATTTATATATTCCGTTAGGAGGAAGTCAAGGCGGTATGTGGATGAAAGTTAGAAATACGTTTATTATTTTCCTGGTGAGCGGGTTTTGGCATGGTGCCAATTGGACGTATCTAGTTTGGGGATTAATCAATGCGATTTATTTCTTGCCTTTATTGCTTCATAATAGAAATAGATCAAATATGGGTGAAATTGAAATGGGTTGGAACTTTAGTAGCCTTAAAACGGTTCTAAACATTTTAGGTACTTTTGTTTTAACCACTATTGCTTGGATTTTTTTTAGAGCCAAAACCATTTCAGAAGCAACAGGATATATCCAAAAAATGCTGACTGATTTTCATTTTGAAAGTCAGTATTTGACTAACGAACGCTATAATTATGAATTATTGCTGATAGTGCTCGTCTTTGTTGGTGTAGAGTGGTTTAATCGTTCAAAAGTAGAACCGTTTTCTGGAAAATTGAGTTGGATTAAAGTTGCAATAGCAATTATTACTTTGTTAACGTTAGGCGTATATTCTGATTATAAAGAATTTATTTATTTTCAATTTTAA
- a CDS encoding glycosyltransferase encodes MPIQDLRVIQLIDSLEPGGAERMAVTIANSLVEEATFSGIVVTRLEGSLKDSISSNVDYLYLKKKQIFDFRALIRLRMFVKKNKISIVHAHGSSYFFAVLLKFITPSIKIFWHDHLGNRVKNDKANFFIKKVSYFFSGVFTVNQELKEWAIDHLNMSNIHFIPNFIEEKAIEKAITCLKGTEGKRIVLLANLRKPKNHFLALEAFVSSEIAALGWTMHFIGKDNLDDYSIHLKQKIEAENLVNTVYIYGSCNDVQHILNQANVGLLTSTYEGFPVTLLEYGRANIFVICSNVGYCSQIIKNHETGITFETGNVKELEFVFRSLPNNIHSSSILADNLNTFVEENFSEKIIVNKLVFSYLNKL; translated from the coding sequence ATGCCAATTCAAGATTTGAGAGTAATTCAATTAATTGATAGTTTAGAGCCAGGTGGAGCAGAGCGAATGGCAGTTACTATAGCTAATTCATTAGTTGAAGAAGCAACATTTTCAGGAATAGTAGTAACTCGTTTAGAAGGAAGTTTAAAAGATTCAATCAGTTCAAATGTTGATTATCTATACTTGAAAAAAAAACAAATTTTTGATTTTCGAGCTTTAATTAGATTGAGAATGTTTGTAAAAAAAAATAAGATATCAATTGTTCACGCTCACGGTAGTTCCTATTTTTTTGCGGTATTATTGAAATTTATTACGCCATCAATAAAAATATTTTGGCATGATCATTTAGGAAACAGAGTTAAAAATGATAAAGCAAATTTTTTTATAAAAAAAGTTTCCTATTTTTTTAGTGGTGTTTTTACAGTAAATCAAGAGCTTAAAGAATGGGCTATAGATCATTTAAATATGTCTAATATCCATTTTATCCCTAATTTTATTGAAGAAAAAGCAATTGAAAAAGCTATCACTTGCTTAAAAGGAACAGAAGGAAAAAGAATTGTTTTATTGGCAAATTTAAGAAAACCTAAGAATCATTTTTTAGCGCTAGAAGCTTTTGTTAGTAGTGAGATAGCTGCTTTAGGTTGGACGATGCATTTTATCGGGAAAGATAATTTAGATGACTATTCAATTCATTTAAAACAAAAAATTGAAGCTGAAAATTTAGTAAATACAGTATATATTTATGGTTCTTGTAATGACGTTCAGCACATTTTAAATCAGGCAAACGTTGGACTTCTGACTTCTACTTATGAAGGTTTTCCTGTGACTTTATTAGAATATGGCAGGGCTAACATATTTGTAATTTGTTCAAATGTAGGTTATTGTAGTCAGATTATTAAAAATCATGAAACAGGAATTACTTTTGAAACTGGAAATGTAAAAGAATTGGAATTTGTTTTCAGGTCTTTACCAAATAATATTCATTCGAGTTCTATTTTAGCTGATAATTTGAATACTTTTGTTGAAGAGAATTTTTCAGAAAAAATAATAGTTAATAAGCTTGTTTTTAGCTATCTAAATAAGTTATGA
- the neuB gene encoding N-acetylneuraminate synthase, translating into MNPYIEIAGRKIGQDFPPLVIAEIGINHEGSLQVAKEMVDAAYRAGVEVVKHQTHIVADEMTGAAKNVIPGNSNVSIYEIMERCALNEEDELELKKYVECKGMIFISTPFSRAAAERLKKFDIPAYKIGSGECNNYPLLEHIASFGKPVILSTGMNTIDSIQKAVDIFEKNNIPVALLHTTNLYPTPIHLVRFGAMMEMHKVFSTKVFGLSDHTLNNNACLGAVALGASILERHFTDHMRRTGPDIQCSMDEQACKELIINSAEMAQMRGGTKKPVSEEQVTIDFAFATVCSIAAIKKGAILTKENIWVKRPGTGEILAEHFDNLLGKTAKRDIENDEQLNFADFQ; encoded by the coding sequence ATGAATCCCTATATAGAAATAGCTGGAAGAAAAATAGGTCAAGATTTTCCTCCTTTAGTCATAGCAGAAATTGGAATTAATCATGAAGGTTCATTACAAGTAGCAAAAGAAATGGTTGATGCAGCTTATAGAGCTGGCGTTGAGGTTGTCAAACATCAAACGCATATTGTAGCAGATGAAATGACTGGAGCTGCTAAGAATGTAATTCCAGGAAATTCCAATGTTTCCATTTATGAAATTATGGAGCGTTGTGCTTTAAATGAAGAAGATGAATTAGAATTAAAAAAGTATGTGGAGTGTAAAGGAATGATTTTTATATCTACTCCATTTTCTCGTGCTGCTGCAGAACGTTTAAAAAAGTTTGATATTCCAGCATATAAAATTGGTTCAGGTGAATGCAACAATTATCCGTTATTAGAACATATAGCTTCTTTTGGAAAGCCAGTCATTTTAAGTACAGGAATGAATACAATAGATAGTATTCAAAAAGCTGTAGATATTTTTGAAAAAAACAACATTCCTGTGGCATTATTACATACCACTAATTTATATCCAACGCCTATTCATTTAGTTCGTTTTGGTGCCATGATGGAAATGCATAAAGTTTTTTCTACAAAGGTTTTTGGATTGTCAGATCATACCTTAAATAATAATGCTTGTTTGGGAGCAGTAGCTTTAGGGGCGTCTATTTTAGAACGCCACTTTACGGATCATATGCGTCGGACTGGTCCTGATATACAATGTAGTATGGATGAGCAAGCATGTAAAGAATTAATTATCAACAGTGCTGAAATGGCCCAAATGCGCGGTGGAACAAAAAAACCAGTATCTGAGGAGCAGGTAACAATTGATTTTGCTTTTGCAACAGTTTGTTCTATTGCAGCCATTAAAAAGGGAGCTATTTTAACTAAAGAAAATATTTGGGTAAAGCGACCAGGAACGGGTGAAATTTTAGCCGAACACTTCGATAATTTATTAGGCAAAACTGCTAAAAGAGACATTGAAAATGATGAGCAATTAAATTTTGCAGATTTTCAGTGA
- the neuC gene encoding UDP-N-acetylglucosamine 2-epimerase encodes MSKKILFLTGTRADFGKIKSLIQILEEHPNFEPYIFVTGMHLQNEYGYTLLEVERCGFSNIHTFENHTHETTMDLTLAKTIEGLSTYIKTCRPDMIVIHGDRVEALAGSIVGSLNNILVLHIEGGEVSGTIDELIRHSTSKMSHIHFVSNKQAKKRLVQMGELDESIFIIGSPDIDIMFSSNLPDLPIAKEYYEIAFENYAVAMFHPVTTEANCMQDYADNFVAALLADNHNYVLVYPNNDLGSKAVLKAYEQLTENPRFRIFPSLRFEYFLTLLKNAQFIIGNSSAGIREAPYYGLPIINIGTRQKNRALHADIINVDYTLKSILQALKKIDSHEVKPSANDFGKGNSAELFLKYLLNHKTWQLNHQKQFKDI; translated from the coding sequence ATGTCTAAAAAAATCCTGTTTTTAACCGGTACTCGTGCTGATTTTGGTAAAATAAAATCATTAATTCAGATTTTGGAAGAGCATCCTAATTTTGAACCGTATATTTTTGTTACCGGTATGCACCTTCAAAATGAATATGGTTATACATTATTAGAAGTAGAACGATGTGGATTTTCTAATATTCATACTTTTGAAAACCATACGCATGAAACCACAATGGATTTAACTTTAGCAAAAACTATTGAGGGTCTTTCAACGTATATAAAAACCTGTCGACCAGATATGATTGTTATACATGGCGATAGAGTTGAAGCGTTAGCTGGTTCAATTGTTGGAAGTTTAAATAATATTTTAGTCTTGCATATTGAAGGCGGAGAAGTTTCAGGAACTATTGACGAATTGATTCGCCATTCTACTAGTAAAATGAGCCATATTCATTTTGTATCTAATAAACAAGCAAAAAAACGATTAGTACAAATGGGTGAGTTAGATGAATCAATATTTATTATTGGTTCTCCTGATATTGATATTATGTTTTCTTCAAATTTACCTGATTTACCTATAGCTAAAGAATATTACGAAATTGCTTTTGAAAACTACGCTGTGGCGATGTTTCACCCGGTTACAACAGAAGCAAATTGCATGCAAGACTATGCGGATAATTTTGTAGCGGCTTTATTGGCAGATAATCATAATTATGTTTTAGTTTATCCGAATAACGATTTGGGCAGTAAAGCAGTTTTGAAGGCTTATGAGCAATTAACTGAAAATCCTCGTTTTCGAATTTTTCCTTCCTTGCGATTTGAATATTTTTTAACCTTATTAAAAAATGCACAATTTATTATAGGCAATAGTAGCGCAGGAATAAGAGAAGCACCTTATTATGGATTGCCAATTATCAATATAGGTACACGCCAGAAAAATAGAGCTCTGCATGCCGATATTATTAACGTTGATTATACATTGAAAAGTATTTTACAAGCATTAAAAAAGATTGATTCACATGAAGTAAAGCCATCGGCAAATGATTTTGGTAAAGGGAATAGTGCCGAATTATTCTTAAAATATCTATTAAATCACAAAACTTGGCAACTTAACCATCAAAAACAATTTAAAGATATATAA
- a CDS encoding UDP-glycosyltransferase, whose protein sequence is MKNNNKILFVIPDGVGIRNYLFSNIVVMCIAKANLHFYTPLNAAAFSEIDTIDKIEITPFTFDKENNVTRLLKEAATYGRLLINSKLTNNPTILTNWNYNPIGFQRKILNFIAQKLGVWASKKYDRILKFEKIALNNWDRSCIEKHKAQIKKINPTSLFITHQRVSSLMPICIAAKELGIPVISVIYSWDNIPKARLAVQADKYLVWSDYMKEEMKLYYPEIPKEKIVVTGTPQFEFYLQENRIISKQDFAKKYNLDANKKWICFSGDDVKTSPYDPDYLFDLAESISKIEVANQPQIIFRRCPIDFTDRYDEVLSQFKDVIFSIDPIWSVPKDNLSWGAYFPKLEDISMQVNLAKHCEFVVNLGSTMAFDFSVFNKPCFYLNYDVENIKSNWSVKTIYNYQHFKSINDLDVVIWLNNKNEIIQKVNLGLNHADLLAKQKQLWFQKVVKHPLDKASSLIAEQLIIKM, encoded by the coding sequence ATGAAAAATAATAATAAAATCTTATTTGTTATTCCAGATGGTGTTGGTATTAGGAATTATCTATTTTCTAACATTGTTGTTATGTGTATTGCTAAAGCTAATTTACATTTTTATACTCCTTTAAATGCAGCAGCATTTTCGGAGATTGATACTATTGATAAAATAGAAATTACCCCATTTACTTTTGACAAAGAGAACAATGTTACTCGATTATTAAAAGAGGCTGCAACTTATGGTCGTTTACTAATAAATTCTAAGCTAACTAATAACCCTACCATATTAACTAATTGGAACTATAATCCAATTGGATTTCAGAGAAAAATTTTAAATTTTATAGCTCAAAAACTAGGAGTTTGGGCATCAAAAAAATATGATAGAATTTTAAAGTTTGAAAAAATAGCGCTCAATAATTGGGATAGAAGTTGCATTGAAAAACATAAGGCTCAAATCAAAAAAATTAATCCAACATCACTTTTTATAACACACCAAAGAGTATCCTCATTAATGCCCATTTGTATTGCTGCAAAAGAGTTAGGTATTCCTGTAATAAGTGTAATTTACTCATGGGATAATATACCAAAAGCTAGGTTAGCAGTGCAAGCAGATAAGTATTTAGTTTGGTCGGATTATATGAAAGAAGAAATGAAATTATATTATCCAGAAATTCCGAAAGAAAAAATAGTAGTTACAGGCACACCACAATTTGAGTTTTATTTACAGGAAAATAGAATAATTTCTAAGCAAGACTTTGCAAAAAAATATAATCTAGATGCAAATAAAAAATGGATTTGTTTCAGCGGAGATGATGTAAAAACTTCACCTTATGATCCAGATTATTTATTTGATTTGGCTGAATCAATTTCAAAAATTGAAGTAGCTAATCAGCCTCAAATAATATTTAGGCGTTGTCCTATTGATTTTACAGATAGATATGATGAAGTGCTTTCTCAATTTAAAGATGTTATTTTTTCAATTGACCCCATTTGGAGTGTCCCAAAAGATAATTTAAGTTGGGGAGCCTACTTCCCTAAATTGGAAGATATTTCTATGCAAGTAAATTTAGCAAAACATTGTGAATTTGTTGTAAATTTAGGTTCTACAATGGCATTTGATTTTTCAGTTTTTAATAAGCCTTGTTTTTATTTGAATTATGATGTTGAAAATATTAAAAGTAATTGGTCTGTTAAAACTATATATAATTATCAGCATTTTAAAAGCATAAATGATTTAGATGTAGTGATTTGGTTAAACAATAAAAATGAAATAATTCAAAAGGTTAATTTAGGATTGAATCATGCCGATTTATTGGCAAAGCAAAAACAATTATGGTTTCAAAAAGTTGTTAAACATCCATTAGATAAAGCTTCTTCTTTAATTGCCGAACAGTTAATTATAAAGATGTGA
- a CDS encoding glycosyltransferase family 4 protein — protein MHICFLTNEYPKAGFPHGGVGSFVKTIAEALVKNGEQVTIVGLNYSALNEIEEQNGITIVRLKRSKIKGFAWIYNFRAIAKTLSNLHQKNPIHIVEGSELSFAFLPKINGIKYIIRLHGGHHFFAEAEKRNVNWWKGFQEKRSFKNADAFIAVSNYVKSHTAKYLSYHNRPVEIIYYPINDEHFKPQNIGTDDTNITFAGTICEKKGVRQLIQAFPLVKEKFPTAILHLYGRDWFFSNGSSYINLLQKNELPKLSDWSNDIIFHGVVSYQEIPLTYAKATVCVFPSHMETLGLVAPEAMAMEKAVVFTKLGPGPEVITDGETGLLCNPHNPIDIANKIIYILQNPHKSYEMGKKARVSVLKQFEITTLVSRNISFYNRLL, from the coding sequence ATGCACATCTGTTTCCTAACCAATGAATATCCAAAAGCAGGCTTTCCACATGGTGGTGTTGGTAGTTTTGTAAAGACTATTGCTGAAGCATTAGTAAAAAATGGAGAACAAGTTACGATTGTTGGATTAAATTATAGTGCATTAAATGAAATTGAAGAGCAAAACGGTATCACAATTGTTCGATTAAAAAGGAGCAAAATAAAAGGATTTGCTTGGATATATAATTTTAGGGCTATTGCCAAAACACTATCAAATCTTCATCAAAAGAATCCAATTCACATTGTAGAAGGATCAGAGTTGTCTTTTGCATTTCTTCCTAAAATTAATGGAATAAAATATATTATTCGTTTACACGGTGGGCATCATTTTTTTGCAGAAGCTGAAAAAAGAAACGTAAATTGGTGGAAAGGATTTCAAGAAAAGCGTTCGTTTAAAAATGCCGATGCTTTTATTGCCGTTTCAAATTATGTTAAATCTCATACAGCAAAGTATTTAAGTTATCATAATAGACCAGTAGAAATTATATATTATCCAATTAACGATGAGCATTTTAAACCTCAAAATATTGGAACTGATGACACTAATATCACTTTTGCAGGGACTATTTGTGAAAAAAAAGGAGTTCGTCAATTAATTCAAGCTTTTCCATTAGTAAAAGAAAAGTTTCCAACTGCTATTTTACATCTTTACGGAAGAGATTGGTTTTTTTCAAACGGCAGCTCATATATTAATTTGTTACAGAAAAATGAGTTGCCTAAACTAAGTGATTGGTCGAATGATATTATATTTCATGGAGTTGTCTCTTATCAAGAAATTCCTTTGACTTATGCAAAAGCTACCGTTTGTGTATTTCCATCACATATGGAAACTTTAGGTTTAGTGGCACCAGAAGCAATGGCAATGGAAAAAGCTGTAGTATTTACAAAATTAGGACCAGGACCCGAAGTAATTACGGATGGCGAAACGGGTTTGTTGTGCAATCCACATAACCCAATTGATATTGCTAATAAAATAATATATATTCTCCAAAATCCGCATAAATCCTATGAAATGGGAAAAAAAGCAAGAGTTTCAGTGCTAAAACAGTTTGAAATTACTACTTTGGTTTCTAGAAATATTTCATTTTATAATAGATTACTATAA
- a CDS encoding exostosin domain-containing protein gives MKIKIYSDIDKIKDVPSWGYVFPLLELLQDETSDLYQFYEFTTIETCDFIALPVTVDYLLKNNAQYAKVIFEKSDVYKKKMLVFSASDIGKTINHPNCITIRLGGFNSKFKHTTYIMPPFIDDPYILLNKKISFLSKEEKASIGFVGHSNGSFIKLIKEFLIYLKFNINRMLKKNYFDYQPFYPSSYYRYRYLKIIENNKSILSNFIYRKKYRAGITSKGDRLRTTIEFYQNVFDNPYTFCMRGTGNFSVRLYETLAMGRIPVVINTDCKFPFDELINWDNHCLIIEEENVRFIGEILNQFHAKFTDSEFVALQKANRKLWEDYFKKDSFFIRLCQELLKNK, from the coding sequence GTGAAAATTAAAATTTATTCAGATATAGATAAAATTAAAGATGTTCCAAGTTGGGGATATGTTTTTCCATTGCTAGAATTGCTGCAAGATGAAACCTCAGACTTGTATCAATTTTACGAGTTTACCACAATTGAAACATGTGATTTTATTGCACTACCAGTTACCGTAGATTATTTATTAAAAAATAATGCTCAATATGCTAAGGTAATTTTTGAAAAATCAGATGTTTATAAAAAAAAGATGTTGGTTTTTTCTGCTAGTGATATTGGTAAAACCATCAACCATCCAAATTGTATCACAATTCGATTAGGTGGTTTTAATTCAAAATTCAAGCATACAACATACATTATGCCTCCCTTTATTGATGATCCTTACATTCTTTTAAATAAAAAGATTTCTTTTTTATCTAAAGAGGAAAAAGCATCTATTGGTTTTGTAGGTCATTCAAACGGAAGTTTTATTAAATTGATAAAGGAATTTTTGATTTATTTAAAATTTAACATCAATAGAATGCTTAAAAAAAACTATTTCGATTATCAACCATTTTATCCATCAAGTTATTATCGATATAGATATTTGAAAATTATTGAAAATAATAAAAGCATACTTTCAAATTTTATCTATCGTAAAAAATATAGGGCAGGAATTACTTCAAAAGGAGACAGATTAAGAACAACAATTGAGTTTTATCAAAATGTTTTTGACAACCCTTATACCTTTTGCATGCGAGGCACAGGCAATTTTTCTGTTCGATTATATGAAACACTTGCTATGGGAAGAATACCTGTTGTTATTAATACCGATTGTAAATTTCCTTTTGATGAATTAATAAACTGGGATAATCATTGCTTAATTATTGAAGAGGAAAATGTAAGATTCATAGGCGAAATATTGAATCAATTTCATGCTAAATTTACTGATTCAGAATTTGTTGCTCTTCAAAAAGCAAATAGAAAATTATGGGAAGATTATTTTAAAAAAGATAGTTTTTTTATAAGACTGTGTCAAGAACTTTTAAAAAACAAATAA
- a CDS encoding glycosyltransferase, whose protein sequence is MKLVVISSAPILKIGKNIHIYAPYEKEMQIWAKHVASIQFCCPIWKEDRKLLFAPISFKIDDIIELHEFEITTFLNKIKAVPFVFLALIKIFKVMQQADHIHLRCPGNMGLIGTIVQIFFPKKTKTAKYAGNWDPKSNQPWSYRLQKWILSNTVLTKNMKVLVYGEWENQTINIKPFFTATYSESEIQHSKIRIKQKKEHESIKFLFVGTLSKGKQPLYAIQLVEKLYKKGKNVTLDLYGEGAMRDEIDCYIIQNNLHAIVTLKGNQSHKEVLGAYQNSHFLLLPSKSEGWPKVVAEAMFWGCVPIAIPVSCVSYMMGNGSRGIILNEKLNDDLNRILTVINNEKVYLKMALEGQLWSQQYTTNKFETEISKLLKDK, encoded by the coding sequence ATGAAGTTAGTTGTTATTTCATCAGCACCAATCTTAAAGATAGGAAAAAATATACACATATATGCTCCCTATGAAAAAGAAATGCAAATATGGGCAAAACATGTTGCCAGTATACAGTTTTGCTGTCCTATTTGGAAAGAAGATAGGAAACTATTATTTGCACCAATTTCTTTTAAAATTGATGATATAATTGAACTTCATGAATTTGAAATTACCACATTTTTAAATAAAATTAAAGCAGTTCCTTTTGTTTTTTTAGCTTTGATAAAAATATTTAAAGTCATGCAACAAGCCGATCATATTCACTTGCGTTGTCCAGGAAATATGGGTTTGATTGGAACAATTGTTCAAATTTTTTTTCCTAAGAAAACTAAAACTGCAAAATATGCTGGTAATTGGGATCCAAAAAGCAATCAACCATGGAGCTATCGTCTCCAAAAGTGGATATTAAGTAATACAGTTTTAACTAAAAATATGAAAGTTTTGGTATATGGCGAATGGGAAAATCAGACAATAAATATCAAACCTTTTTTTACTGCTACTTATAGTGAAAGTGAAATTCAGCATTCGAAAATTAGAATTAAACAGAAAAAAGAGCACGAATCTATAAAATTTCTTTTTGTAGGAACATTGTCCAAAGGGAAGCAGCCATTATATGCTATACAGCTTGTGGAAAAATTGTATAAAAAAGGAAAAAATGTCACACTCGATTTATATGGAGAAGGTGCTATGAGAGACGAAATTGACTGTTATATTATTCAAAATAATTTACATGCAATTGTTACATTAAAAGGAAATCAATCTCATAAGGAAGTTTTAGGAGCCTATCAAAATAGCCACTTTTTGCTTTTGCCTTCAAAAAGTGAAGGTTGGCCTAAGGTAGTTGCTGAAGCCATGTTTTGGGGCTGTGTTCCTATAGCAATTCCTGTATCTTGTGTTTCTTATATGATGGGTAATGGAAGCAGAGGTATTATTTTAAATGAAAAATTAAACGATGATTTGAATCGAATTCTAACTGTTATTAATAATGAAAAAGTATATTTAAAAATGGCTCTTGAAGGACAACTGTGGTCGCAACAATATACAACTAATAAGTTTGAAACCGAAATTAGTAAGTTGTTAAAAGATAAATAA
- a CDS encoding serine acetyltransferase: MNCLSLLFTDYKKYKKYGGNFITIVFFTQGFWACIQYRFAHSVYKLPIPLLKQIIQILCLIWQKGIEISTGISIPASVKIGHSFYIGHFGGIIINAKACIGDNCNISQGVTIGVSGQGKKRGVPKIKNNVYIGANTVIAGNIIIEDNVLIGACSFVNKNVAANSVMVGVPAIKISEKSSEGYI, encoded by the coding sequence ATGAATTGCTTAAGTCTGCTTTTTACCGATTATAAAAAGTATAAGAAATACGGAGGTAATTTTATTACAATTGTATTTTTTACACAAGGTTTTTGGGCTTGTATTCAATACCGATTCGCCCATTCGGTTTATAAACTGCCTATTCCATTACTAAAACAAATTATACAAATTTTGTGTTTGATTTGGCAAAAAGGAATAGAAATATCTACTGGTATATCTATTCCAGCTTCAGTCAAAATTGGGCATTCATTTTACATTGGACATTTTGGAGGAATAATAATTAATGCTAAAGCATGTATTGGAGATAATTGCAATATTTCGCAAGGTGTAACTATTGGAGTATCGGGGCAAGGAAAAAAGAGGGGGGTTCCCAAAATCAAAAATAATGTTTATATAGGGGCTAATACAGTAATTGCTGGAAATATTATTATAGAAGATAATGTATTAATAGGAGCTTGTTCATTCGTAAATAAAAATGTTGCAGCGAATAGTGTAATGGTAGGAGTACCAGCAATTAAAATTTCAGAAAAAAGTTCGGAGGGATATATATAA